One Rhizoctonia solani chromosome 1, complete sequence DNA window includes the following coding sequences:
- a CDS encoding SPFH domain / Band 7 family, with product MAQYRHNDIDATVVNDAVTSSISHKGKEKADILDENAYRRSTKIGGNNTTPTFVHSEDYFATKRPFCVRIGEDGLIGALTELDNQLQASGRPRLLSRKKPTEWLGFMGEEVNPGEIGVVNHAGLPKILTQPGTYPPFPFRNWWARTWKGTRGVSDTTLFFQGLTVVQVSLNQVAVVSDPQNRIFIVSEGGFAAFAVQGTYDVLEVVDQTHLTKHVKDKVTGATLGWMQEVTMPSQIGGNASNYAVAGFLDIPANNVAVLQRGDEMEQVPAGQHCITIPNVKLRGLFTCGENQIEMPTKDIYTRDQVPVSLTIYMKWQLLEPLKLTTHGYNSPYEALRDKAQSILTQIVAHLDYSSMVKQRTVGSDHMEDPTDPSSPFLDALRTRAMDDLHIAALEYGILLKDLAVIDRQFKGDIASTMDKLTTRALQAQVEAANVDRENSNKVKQEQGALQVAQVKAQARKTEAEALAYATTTAAKAEAEAVIIAAEAQAAAIKLQAKAEADAIAARSNADSRVEDPFAREMEVRRVDVERVKAFGPRAVFVPCETGGVTGNPTTNALMTGMAMRLGHEEGAKPPGN from the exons ATGGCACAATATAGACACAACGATATCGACGCGACGGTCGTAAACGATGCTGTCACCTCATCTATAAGTCACAAAGGCAAAGAGAAGGCTGATATTCTCGATGAGAACGCCTATCGACGTAGTACCAAGATTGGTGGAAATAATACTACACCGACGTTTGTTCATTCAGAAGACTATTTTGCGACTAAGCGACCGTTCTGTGTTAGGATAGGCGAAGATGGCCTCATCGGAGCACTCACGGAACTCGATAATCAGCTTCAAGCCTCCGGTCGACCTCGGTTACTCAGCCGCAAGAAGCCGACAGAGTGGTTGGGGTTTATGGGCGAAGAAGTCAATCCAGGAGAAATTGGAGTTGTAAA CCATGCTGGACTACCCAAGATACTTACACAGCCTGGAACTTACCCGCCCTTCCCGTTCCG CAATTGGTGGGCACGGACTTGGAAAGGAACCCGAGGAGTGTCCGACACCACTCTGTTCTTCCAAGGTCTCACAGTCGTTCAGGTCTCTTTGAATCAGGTTGCTGTCGTCTCGGACCCCCAGAATCGCATTTTCATTGTGAGCGAGGGAGGGTTTGCTGCCTTTGCCGTTCAAGGAACCTACGATGTGCTTGAAGTCGTCGACCAAACCCATTTGACGAAACATGTAAAAGACAAAGTGACTGGTGCAACCCTTGGTTGGATGCAGGAAGTTACCATGCCGTCCCAAATTGGGGGCAACGCTTCCAATTATGCGGTAGCAGGATTTTTGGATATACCTGCGAACAACGTCGCCGTACTCCAGCGCGGAGACGAAATGGAGCAAGTCCCTGCCGGACAGCACTGTATCACTATCCCGAATGTCAAGTTGCGCGGGCTGTTTACTTGTGGAGAAAACCAGATTGAGATGCCCACGAAGG ATATTTACACTCGCGACCAAGTACCCGTCAGTTTGACTATTTATATGAAGTGGCAACTTCTGGAGCCCCTGAAG CTTACTACTCATGGCTACAATAGCCCATACGAAGCCCTCCGTGATAAAGCTCAATCAATTCTTACACAGATTGTCGCCCATT TGGATTATTCATCGATGGTCAAGCAACGTACAGTTGGCTCCGATCATATGGAGGATCCAACGGACCCTTCTTCGCCCTTCTTGGACGCTCTTCGTACCCGCGCAATGGACGATTTGCATATCGCGGCTCTGGAGTACGGGATCCTGCTCAAGGACCTTG CTGTTATTGACCGCCAATTCAAAGGCGATATCGCCTCCACTATGGACAAGCTGACCACCCGCGCATTGCAAGCTCAGGTTGAGGCTGCGAATGTTGACAGGGAAAACTCCAACAAGGTTAAACAAGAACAAGGTGCTCTTCAAGTCGCACAGGTCAAGGCTCAAGCTCGAAAG ACCGAAGCAGAAGCACTTGCTTACGCCACAACTACCGCTGCTAAAGCGGAAGCAGAAGCGGTTATCATTGCCGCAGAAGCACAAGCTGCGGCAATCAAACTGCAGGCGAAAGCAGAGGCTGACGCGATTGCTGCTCGATCCAATGCAGACTCACGTGTCGAAGACCCCTTTGCACGTGAGATGGAGGTTCGTCGTGTGGACGTCGAGCGCGTAAAGGCGTTTGGTCCTCGAGCAGTGTTCGTGCCTTGTGAGACTGGTGGAGTTACCGGAAACCCTACGACCAATGCCCTAATGACCGGGATGGCAATGAGGCTTGGTCATGAGGAAGGTGCCAAGCCTCCTGGGAACTAA
- a CDS encoding pre-mRNA-splicing factor ISY1, translated as MARNEEKAQSMLYRFREAQAAELGLAQKGDKRPRMASACKSLRDCERWRGEILREISRKVSKIQDAGLTDYEVRDLNDEINKLMREKRHWENQIVALGGANYRRNVPMLDEDGKEVPGTRGYKYFGRAKELPGVKELFQKNTEKEDEENRVLAHYKKFLDQGPAYFGDHDEDDEELLQYEIESERAEWESAYQNLKTSLELPDDSQAPKIPRPDPIPLSKIMAQLSQTGGDTAMTEGDGNNTDSTSIIHPPMLSVLSPADLQHPKMPSKEEMEGVLLALRKRALLEQYLGDETPA; from the exons ATG GCACGTAATGAGGAGAAGGCACA GTCTATGTTATACCGCTTCCGTGAGGCGCAAGCCGCCGAGTTGGGCCTGGCGCAAAAGGGGGACAAACGACCTCGAATGGCTAGCGCGTGTAAAAGCTTGCGCGACTGCGAGCGCTGGCGTGGAGAGATTCTCCGAGAGATTTCCCGCAAGGTCTCTAAGATACAGGATG CCGGTCTAACTGACTACGAGGTACGAGACCTGAACGATGAGATCAACAAATTAATGCGAGAAAAACGACACTGGGAAAACCAAATAGTTGCGCTTGGAGGTGCGAACTACCGGCGGAATGTGCCAATGTTGGATGAGGACGGAAAGGAAGTTCCTGGTACACGTGGTTACAA GTATTTTGGGCGTGCAAAGGAGCTTCCAGGTGTAAAGGAGCTTTTCCAGAAAAACA CCGAGAAAGAGGACGAGGAAAACCGTGTGCTTGCACATTACAAAAAGTTCCTCGATCAGGGGCCTGCATACTTTGGTGACCATGACGAAGATGATGAAGAGCTGTTACAATATGAGATTGAATCCGAGAGAGCAG AGTGGGAAAGTGCTTATCAGAACCTCAAGACCTCCCTTGAACTTCCCGACGACTCACAAGCCCCCAAGATTCCTCGCCCAGACCCCATCCCATTGTCAAAAATAATGGCGCAACTATCTCAGACGGGCGGTGATACTGCAATGACGGAGGGCGACGGCAACAATACAGACTCCACAAGTATTATTCACCCCCCTATGCTGTCGGTGCTGTCCCCCGCAGATCTTCAACACCCCAAAATGCCGAGtaaagaagaaatggaaGGAGTATTACTCGCCCTGCGCAAAAGGGCCTTGTTGGAGCAGTACCTTGGTGACGAAACGCCTGCATAA
- a CDS encoding kinase domain protein, producing the protein MPPTQSHDVMRTYRARKDEARIAVNSKYHILGFISSGTYGRVYKAQAKDTNGTIVVTGPSAGVYAIKKFKPDKEGEVVTYTGISQSACREIALTREMRHENVIVLREVMLEDKSIFMVFEYAEHDFLQIIHHHSQTLHQAILLPILKSFMYQLLNGLLYLHNSHIMHRDLKPANILVTAARPMPATSTGSAVPITQGGVVKIGDLGLARLCRSPLQPLLSGDKVVVTIWYRAPELLLGARHYTKAIDCWAVGCIFAELLALRPIFKGEEAKLDAKKNVPFQRDQLTKIFDVLGTPTEQNWPGLTSMPEYKNFITCDRQENKLSQWYRQRSRNLDCGYDLMCQLFEYDPARRLDARGALSHWWFQEEPVPTVNAFAHLPDGVSYPLRRVTQDEAPLTNAPPALTAGHVADSRPGSSSYLISRMTGAAGQVPGHQPPRKKSRME; encoded by the exons ATGCCACCGACGCAGTCGCATGATGTTATGAGGACCTATCGGGCCAGAAAGGACGAAGCTCGCATTGCAGTCAACTCCAAGTATCATATATTAGGATTTATATCCTCAGGGACATACGGTCGTGTTTACAAGGCTCAGGCAAAAGACACCAACGGTACTATTGTGGTCACCGGTCCTTCAGCGGGCGTGTATGCTATAAAGAAATTCAAGCCAGATAAGGAAGGAGAAGTGGTCACATACACAGGAATCAGCCAAAGTGCCTGTCGCGAGATTGCG CTTACAAGGGAAATGCGACATGAAAATGTCATAGTGCTTCGCGAAGTAATGTTGGAAGACAAATCCATATTCATGGTCTTTGAGTATGCTGAACACGATTTTTTG CAAATCATCCATCACCATTCACAGACGTTGCATCAAGCAATACTATTACCAATATTGAAGTCGTTCATGTATCAACTACTTAATGGACTATTGTACCTACACAACTCTCACATCATGCATCGTGACCTCAAGCCTGCCAACATCCTCGTTACTGCTGCGCGGCCAATGCCTGCCACATCTACAGGCAGTGCGGTACCAATCACACAAGGTGGTGTTGTCAAAATAGGTGACCTGGGACTAGCCCGGTTATGTCGATCGCCGCTTCAACCATTACTCTCGGGCGACAAAGTTGTGGTCACTATCTGGTATCGTGCCCCGGAGCTTTTGCTTGGGGCCCGCCATTACACCAAAGCGATTGATTGCTGGGCGGTGGGATGTATATTCGCGGAGCTATTGGCACTTCGACCCATCTTTAAAGGGGAAGAAGCCAAACTAGACGCGAAGAAAAACGTGCCCTTTCAACGCGATCAACTTACCAAGATATTCGATGTGCTTGGAACGCCTACAG AGCAAAATTGGCCTGGGCTTACCTCAATGCCTGAGTACAAGAACTTCATAACTTGCGACCG TCAAGAGAATAAGCTTTCCCAATGGTACCGGCAAAGATCTCGTAACCTTGACTGTGGGTATGATCTTATGTGCCAGCTGTTTGAGTACGATCCTGCACGACGATTGGATGCTCGGGGCGCCTTGTCCCATTGGTGGTTCCAGGAAGAACCTGTTCCAACTGTGAA CGCATTTGCTCACCTTCCTGATGGAGTCTCATATCCGCTCCGTCGTGTCACCCAAGATGAAGCCCCTTTAACGAATGCACCACCGGCACTTACGGCCGGGCATGTTGCTGATTCCAGACCGGGAAGTAGCTCTTACTTAATCAGCAGGATGACTGGGGCTGCCGGCCAAGTTCCCGGTCATCAGCCACCCAGAAAGAAGAGTCGCATGGAGTGA